The Acidimicrobiales bacterium genomic sequence GCCGGTATCCGGCGACGGCCGTGGCGGCGTCGGGATGGGCCTGCAGCGAGAGCGGTTGGTCGGCGGCCAGGAGTTTGACGAGGAACGGAAGGTCGCCGTCAGCCAGTGGGCGGCCGTCGGCCAGGGTGGCCGGTGCCGACCAGTGGCTGCCGAACCAGAGTTCGGCCTCGGGGCAACCAGACGGCTCGACGCCCCGCAGGGCGGCTAGGGCGGTCGCCGAGCCCCAGTCGTAGTGCCGGAGCCAGCCGACCAGCCGATCCACGGTTCATGCCGCCCCGGGGGTTAGTCCCCGAAGGTCGGACGGATCCCCTCGGCCTCGGCGAGGGCCAGGAGGCGGTCGTGTTCAGACTCGTCCACCGCCTCGGCCTCGTCGATGAGCATCACCGGGATGCCGTCCCGCACGGCGTAGCGGCGCCGCAGGCGAGGGTTGTAGAGGGCCTCCTCGTCGGCGAACCAGAGGAGGGGGCCCTTGTCGTCCGGGCAGGCCAGAATCTCCAGCAACTTCGGGTCGAGCGTCATGACGGTCAGGTTATTGCCCTACCACGGCCTGCACCTCAGTCACCCGGACCTGGCAGGTC encodes the following:
- a CDS encoding Trm112 family protein codes for the protein MTLDPKLLEILACPDDKGPLLWFADEEALYNPRLRRRYAVRDGIPVMLIDEAEAVDESEHDRLLALAEAEGIRPTFGD